A single window of bacterium DNA harbors:
- a CDS encoding type II toxin-antitoxin system RelE/ParE family toxin, producing MYKVFLHKKAIKYYESLDDKIAGRINKAIESISKNPLEGTHIKRLRGICEGKYRYAVGNLRIVYRVNVEDKIVLIEAIGPRGDIYK from the coding sequence ATGTATAAAGTCTTCCTTCATAAGAAAGCAATTAAATATTATGAAAGCCTTGATGATAAAATAGCAGGAAGGATAAATAAAGCCATTGAATCTATAAGCAAAAATCCGCTTGAAGGTACACATATTAAAAGACTGAGAGGAATATGTGAGGGAAAATATAGATATGCAGTAGGTAATTTGAGAATAGTTTACAGAGTTAATGTTGAAGATAAAATCGTTCTTATTGAAGCAATTGGTCCAAGAGGGGATATTTACAAGTAA
- the purS gene encoding phosphoribosylformylglycinamidine synthase subunit PurS, giving the protein MSLAKIYITLKKTVLDPQGVTVKKALESLGYQGIEDVRVGKYLEIKAAGLNEQTIKQMCDRLLANPVIEDYRFEFEE; this is encoded by the coding sequence ATGTCATTAGCCAAAATTTATATTACTTTAAAAAAAACTGTTTTAGACCCGCAAGGTGTTACTGTAAAAAAAGCCCTTGAATCATTGGGGTATCAAGGAATAGAAGATGTTCGGGTGGGGAAATATTTAGAGATAAAAGCCGCGGGATTAAATGAACAGACGATTAAGCAAATGTGCGACCGACTCCTGGCTAATCCGGTGATTGAAGATTATAGGTTTGAATTTGAAGAGTAA
- a CDS encoding energy-coupling factor transporter transmembrane component T, translated as MAIYLYLDKQTPIHNLNPITKIISLILLFALSLVFNHPGYLLVVLGFTLLIGYKSQCLENIWRIKTLLICLGIMCPVMWSFFIKGETVLWEFGFLSVSKESLLYGLGMSFRLIMMAISGMIFISCITVEEFTWGLNRFGLPFRVSFALSLAFRLVPTFTQVLETIVQAQLARGLELDKGGMITRSKKYIPLIIPTVAYAIKKADLLAQALESKGFGSKEPRSQYLEFKISSIDYCVMALLFCLLIFSVLLRVGGFGGVIAGNW; from the coding sequence ATTGCCATATATCTTTATTTAGATAAACAAACCCCAATACATAACTTAAATCCTATTACTAAAATTATAAGTCTAATCCTTCTTTTTGCCTTAAGCTTAGTTTTTAACCATCCTGGTTATTTATTAGTGGTCTTGGGATTTACTCTTTTGATTGGATACAAAAGCCAATGTTTAGAAAACATCTGGCGAATAAAGACACTTCTTATTTGCCTGGGGATTATGTGTCCGGTGATGTGGTCTTTTTTTATAAAAGGAGAAACTGTTCTCTGGGAGTTTGGTTTTTTATCTGTATCTAAAGAATCCCTTCTTTATGGCCTGGGAATGAGTTTTAGATTGATAATGATGGCTATTTCAGGGATGATATTCATTTCTTGTATCACGGTAGAGGAGTTTACCTGGGGATTAAACAGATTTGGATTGCCGTTTCGGGTTAGTTTTGCGTTATCACTTGCTTTTAGATTAGTGCCAACTTTTACTCAAGTATTGGAGACAATTGTGCAGGCTCAATTAGCCCGTGGATTAGAGTTAGACAAAGGTGGAATGATTACAAGGAGTAAAAAATATATCCCTTTGATTATTCCTACTGTTGCTTATGCGATTAAAAAGGCAGACCTATTGGCTCAAGCATTAGAATCAAAAGGATTTGGTAGTAAAGAACCACGCTCACAGTATCTTGAATTTAAAATATCGAGTATAGATTATTGTGTTATGGCTTTATTGTTTTGTTTGCTTATTTTCTCTGTTTTACTCAGGGTAGGTGGATTTGGAGGAGTAATTGCTGGTAACTGGTAA
- a CDS encoding DUF167 domain-containing protein, with the protein MNFKIKVIPKASKNEILELTDGLLKIKVTAPPVEGAANEAVIKLLARELGLKKSQMAIVQGQKSKIKTIELNGVTEDELSRYIELAKNRV; encoded by the coding sequence GTGAATTTTAAAATCAAGGTAATCCCTAAAGCCTCGAAAAATGAGATATTGGAACTGACAGACGGGCTATTAAAAATAAAAGTTACTGCTCCACCAGTTGAGGGAGCGGCAAATGAAGCGGTTATAAAACTATTAGCCAGAGAATTAGGCTTAAAAAAGTCACAAATGGCTATTGTTCAGGGGCAAAAATCAAAGATTAAAACGATTGAACTAAATGGAGTAACTGAAGATGAACTATCAAGATACATTGAACTTGCCAAAAACAGAGTTTAA